Proteins encoded together in one Deinococcus multiflagellatus window:
- a CDS encoding protein-methionine-sulfoxide reductase heme-binding subunit MsrQ — protein MPAVVTGGLLPAAVLVLDALSGALGANPIQRATQQTGLLALVLLLLSLACTPLRRWTGWTWPARVRKSLGLLAFGYAALHFLIYLFDHGFAPVQMTEDVLERPFITVGFTALLLLVPLALTSTPRAVRRLGFARWTGLHRLVYVSVWLATLHYYWGVKKDHTPPLMAAAVLALLFLARWWRPRQRAARPLPTDRGSASP, from the coding sequence CGGGCGGCCTGCTGCCTGCCGCCGTGCTGGTGCTGGACGCCCTGAGCGGCGCCCTGGGGGCCAACCCCATTCAGCGTGCCACGCAGCAGACGGGCCTGCTGGCGCTGGTGCTGCTGCTGCTGTCGCTGGCCTGCACGCCGCTGCGGCGCTGGACCGGCTGGACGTGGCCTGCGCGCGTGCGCAAGAGCCTGGGGCTGCTGGCTTTTGGCTACGCCGCCCTGCACTTCCTGATCTACCTGTTTGACCACGGCTTTGCCCCCGTCCAGATGACCGAGGACGTGCTGGAGCGGCCCTTTATCACGGTGGGCTTTACGGCCCTGCTGCTGCTGGTGCCCCTGGCCCTGACCAGCACCCCGCGCGCGGTGCGGCGCCTGGGCTTTGCGCGCTGGACGGGGTTGCACCGGCTGGTGTACGTCTCGGTGTGGCTGGCCACGCTGCACTACTACTGGGGCGTGAAAAAGGACCATACGCCCCCCCTGATGGCGGCGGCGGTGCTGGCACTCCTGTTTCTGGCGCGCTGGTGGCGGCCCCGGCAGCGCGCGGCCCGGCCCCTCCCAACAGATCGCGGGTCGGCGTCGCCTTGA